Genomic segment of Acidobacteriota bacterium:
GAGCAGGGCGAACGCCGCGACGGCCCGGAACGCTTTCCGGGCCCGGCGGATCAGCGGCGGTTTCACGGCCGTTCCGGCGCCAGCAGGCTTTGCACGACCCCGGAGACCTCGTCGGCGTGGAAGGGGTCGGCCAGGACGTCCCCGGCCTGGTTGACCCCGCAGGCGCGGACCACGCGGCTCTCCTTGAAGCCGTAGAACTTGAAGAACTGCTCGTAGCGCGGCGCCACGTCGGCGAACATCGTGGTGTCGGGCTGCCCCTGGGCGAGGATGAAGACCAGGGTCTTCCCCGGCTCGAGGCGGCTCGGTGACGGGTTCGTCATGAAATCGGGCTTCAGCCAGGAGAAGGTCCGGTCGATGAAGCCCTTCATCTGGGCGGTGACATCCCCGTAGTACACCGGCGTGGCCAGGACCAGGACGTCCGCCTCGGCGGCCGCGTCCAGCACCCGGGTCAGGTCGTCCGACAGGATGCATTTCTCCACCTTGGACTTGCAGGCGTAGCAGCCCTGGCAGGCCCGGTAACCGAGCTTGTTGAGGGCGTAGACGCTGCACTCCGCCCCGAGCTTGCCCGCCTCGTCACAGAAGTGCCGGGCCAGGGCGGCGGTGTTCCCCTGGGGCCGGGGGCTGCCGAGCACACACACGATCTTCATGGGTCCTCCCAGGTCGAAGTTCGACAAATCGACCGTGTATTGTAGAGGATTCGGCAGCCCATCGCAACGGGTATCCGCTTCGGCGCCCCGCTCACTGGCCCAGACGGGACCGGAGCGCGTCACGGTCGTCCGGGGTCAGCCGGCCGTCCCCGTTCAAGTCCGCCCGACGGCCGGCGGTGGCCTGGCCGGCCATCATCAGGTCGAGGATCACCAGGTCCACGATGTCGATCCTCCCGCTGAGGTCGAGGTCTCCGGGCACGGTCAGGTCGACGGCCCAGGCGCCCCCGCCGTCCGTGCCGACGTAGAGGGTGTCGCCCGAGGGGTCGAGGTCCAGGCTCAGCACCTGGCGGAAGGGCGCCGTCGGCAACCCGGTCCCGACAGGGCCCCAGGAGGTGCCGCCGTCCCAGCTGAACCACACCCCCGGGTCGAAATAGGCGCTCGAGACGAAAACCTCGCCCGGGCTGGAGGGGTTGAAGCGAAGGACCCCCACGTCGGTGTCCAGGACCCGGGTCCAGGTCTGCCCGCCGTCGTCGCTCCGGACGAGGCCGTCGTAAGCCAGCCCCCCGAAGAGACGCCCCGGGTGGGCCGGGTCCGCCTCGAGGAAGGAGATCGACATCCCGTCCCCGAAGTGGGTGGTGGACCAGGTCTGCCCGCCGTCCGTGGAACGGGACAGGATGTAGCCCGGCATCTCGGACGCCAGGATGTAGACGGTCTGCGGGTCCTGGGCGCTCACGGCGAGACAGGAACCGGATGCCCAGGACCCGCTGGAGACGAGGGTGTCCGCCCAGGTTT
This window contains:
- a CDS encoding flavodoxin family protein, translating into MKIVCVLGSPRPQGNTAALARHFCDEAGKLGAECSVYALNKLGYRACQGCYACKSKVEKCILSDDLTRVLDAAAEADVLVLATPVYYGDVTAQMKGFIDRTFSWLKPDFMTNPSPSRLEPGKTLVFILAQGQPDTTMFADVAPRYEQFFKFYGFKESRVVRACGVNQAGDVLADPFHADEVSGVVQSLLAPERP